From Flavobacterium sp. 102, a single genomic window includes:
- a CDS encoding TetR/AcrR family transcriptional regulator, which produces MILSKADRTKQFIIEKTAPIFNEKGFLGTSMSDILEATGLSKGCVYGNFENKDEIALAAFDENYNTIVAYLRKQIEVRPNMIDRLLVYPETYRKFLELPFLKAGCPILNTSTEADDTHPLLRQKAITALNFWKKAIEKSIATGIERKEIKASTNANEFSYILMSLIEGAMMQSKVTGSSEALVVTMKYLEEMIKNLKE; this is translated from the coding sequence ATGATACTTTCAAAAGCAGACCGCACTAAACAATTCATAATAGAAAAAACAGCACCTATTTTCAATGAAAAAGGATTTCTCGGAACTTCTATGAGTGATATTTTAGAGGCTACAGGCTTGAGTAAAGGGTGTGTTTATGGCAATTTCGAAAACAAAGATGAAATAGCACTAGCTGCTTTTGATGAAAATTATAATACAATTGTGGCCTATTTAAGAAAACAAATCGAAGTTAGACCTAACATGATTGATAGATTATTAGTATATCCCGAGACCTATAGAAAATTTTTAGAACTACCATTCTTAAAAGCGGGATGCCCCATATTGAATACTTCAACGGAAGCCGATGATACGCATCCCTTGTTAAGGCAAAAAGCGATTACCGCACTTAATTTTTGGAAAAAAGCCATTGAAAAATCAATCGCAACAGGTATTGAAAGAAAGGAGATTAAAGCATCTACCAACGCAAATGAATTTTCATATATATTAATGTCATTAATAGAAGGTGCCATGATGCAATCTAAAGTTACTGGAAGTTCTGAAGCCCTTGTAGTTACTATGAAATATTTGGAAGAAATGATTAAAAATTTAAAGGAATAA
- a CDS encoding DinB family protein, translating to MEIKTVESFLNYFEKVREGTNRIIHVIPKDKMNWTYKSGKFTIADIIRHIAAIERNVFAELVSGNIPSYQGCGKELADGYDEVHYYFNEMHKQSLQIFNSLSDEDLNKKITTLSNAETKISSFLRALVIHEIHHCGALCIYLNLLDVATPSIFGLTEKQVIEKCNVIKNE from the coding sequence ATGGAAATTAAAACAGTAGAATCATTTCTAAACTACTTCGAAAAAGTCCGTGAAGGAACAAATCGAATTATTCACGTCATTCCAAAAGACAAAATGAATTGGACTTATAAATCCGGAAAATTCACAATTGCAGATATAATCAGACACATTGCTGCAATTGAAAGAAACGTGTTTGCAGAACTAGTATCAGGCAATATACCTTCTTATCAAGGATGTGGAAAAGAACTAGCAGATGGTTATGATGAGGTACACTATTACTTCAATGAAATGCACAAACAATCTCTACAAATTTTCAACTCGTTAAGTGATGAAGATCTCAATAAAAAAATAACAACATTAAGCAATGCTGAAACCAAAATAAGTAGTTTCTTAAGAGCGCTAGTAATTCACGAAATTCATCATTGTGGTGCACTATGTATCTATTTAAACCTATTAGATGTAGCAACACCTTCAATATTTGGGCTAACTGAAAAACAAGTGATTGAAAAATGCAATGTTATAAAAAACGAATAG
- a CDS encoding DUF1572 domain-containing protein, which produces MNTTYLESVKKQFEYYKMLGDKTLAQIPDEKLFWQYNDESNSIAIIVNHLSGNMLSRWTDFLTSDGEKEWRNRDQEFENSIKTKDELLQKWNDGWTCFFNALSTIQEDDWSTIIYIRNQGHTVLEAINRQLAHYPYHVGQMVFIGKMIQNEKWVSLSIPKGNSSTFNAEKFSKEKNREHFTNEFLNKSNKDE; this is translated from the coding sequence ATGAATACAACATATTTAGAAAGTGTAAAAAAACAATTTGAGTATTACAAAATGCTCGGTGATAAAACCCTTGCTCAAATACCAGACGAAAAACTCTTTTGGCAATACAACGACGAAAGCAACAGTATTGCAATTATTGTAAATCACCTAAGTGGAAATATGTTGTCCCGTTGGACAGATTTTCTTACTTCCGACGGTGAAAAAGAATGGAGAAATCGGGATCAAGAATTTGAAAACAGCATTAAAACTAAAGATGAACTGCTACAAAAATGGAATGATGGCTGGACTTGCTTTTTCAATGCACTAAGCACTATACAAGAGGATGATTGGTCCACAATAATTTATATACGCAATCAAGGCCACACGGTTTTAGAAGCTATCAACAGACAACTGGCACACTACCCCTACCACGTAGGTCAGATGGTGTTTATTGGAAAAATGATTCAAAATGAAAAGTGGGTTTCACTTTCTATTCCAAAAGGAAATTCTAGCACTTTCAATGCCGAAAAATTTTCTAAAGAAAAAAACAGAGAACATTTTACAAATGAGTTTTTAAATAAATCAAATAAAGATGAATAA
- a CDS encoding DinB family protein: MNKSEIITNLMDYHAKFWETAIQLPNPTIGIKGKWSVYQNVDHINISIMRLGNYLALPKSQIETLCGLSERRSTTYEKLVKIYLNAMSSGVKATDAFIPELNLNGDIKELINHGKNLLEIFISNLNDWTEEELDLYHCPHPALGTITVRETLYFTIYHVQHHEKIIMNHYLKN; this comes from the coding sequence ATGAATAAAAGCGAAATAATAACCAACCTTATGGATTACCATGCCAAATTTTGGGAAACAGCAATTCAATTACCTAACCCAACTATTGGCATCAAGGGCAAATGGTCAGTATATCAAAATGTAGATCACATTAACATTTCAATAATGAGATTAGGCAATTATCTGGCACTGCCAAAATCGCAAATCGAAACACTCTGTGGTTTATCAGAAAGAAGGTCAACTACCTATGAAAAACTTGTCAAAATATACCTTAATGCTATGTCAAGTGGCGTAAAAGCAACAGATGCTTTTATCCCGGAATTAAATCTCAACGGAGATATTAAAGAGTTAATCAACCATGGTAAAAATCTACTCGAAATATTCATTTCTAATTTGAATGATTGGACAGAAGAGGAGCTAGACCTATACCATTGCCCACACCCGGCTCTTGGAACAATAACGGTCAGAGAAACACTGTATTTTACTATTTACCATGTGCAACATCACGAGAAAATAATAATGAATCATTATTTAAAAAATTGA
- a CDS encoding GNAT family N-acetyltransferase, which produces MNIRFLEENDAVIYRQLRLSSLQESPFAFSDSYEDQVKNSIIDFELEIKKTGNPLESFTLGIFSNQDQLIGFVKFKRDHRSKARHRASLFSLYVQPNHRGKGIAKKLISSLLSTIGPITEIEQLQLSTIISKDSLIDFYKSFGFEILGDVIKNDLIIDNQYVDAIYMVKHLKNKN; this is translated from the coding sequence ATGAATATTCGATTTTTAGAAGAAAATGATGCAGTGATTTATCGCCAATTAAGACTTAGCAGTCTTCAAGAATCTCCTTTTGCGTTTAGTGATAGTTATGAAGACCAAGTAAAAAATTCAATCATAGATTTTGAGTTGGAAATCAAGAAAACAGGTAATCCATTAGAAAGTTTCACTTTAGGTATATTTTCAAATCAAGACCAACTAATTGGCTTTGTGAAATTTAAAAGAGACCATCGTTCAAAAGCAAGACATCGGGCTTCTTTATTTTCGCTCTATGTTCAACCTAATCATAGAGGAAAAGGAATCGCAAAAAAACTTATAAGTAGTTTGTTAAGCACCATCGGACCTATAACAGAGATTGAACAATTACAACTTTCTACTATCATTTCTAAAGATTCATTAATTGACTTTTATAAAAGCTTTGGTTTTGAAATACTGGGTGATGTAATTAAAAATGATTTAATTATTGATAATCAATATGTTGATGCAATCTATATGGTAAAGCATTTAAAAAATAAAAACTGA
- a CDS encoding GNAT family N-acetyltransferase — translation MSNGYEILNTEHSDLKIIYQLFEEAIDYIKRNNYIGWTTYDKTYLIKDLENKLQFKITANDEILAVFSICFSDALIWREMENGDAIYLHRIVVNPVFKGQKQIDKILHWIKEFAAEKGLKYIRMDTWAANPNIIEYYKSFGFIHIEDYTTPNTPELPDQHRNLKVALLEMEL, via the coding sequence ATGAGCAATGGTTATGAAATTTTAAACACCGAGCATAGTGATTTAAAAATAATTTATCAATTGTTTGAAGAGGCAATCGATTATATAAAAAGGAATAATTATATCGGATGGACGACCTATGATAAGACCTACTTAATTAAGGATTTAGAAAACAAACTTCAATTCAAAATAACAGCAAACGATGAAATACTCGCAGTTTTTAGCATCTGCTTCAGTGATGCCCTTATTTGGAGAGAAATGGAAAATGGCGACGCAATCTATTTGCATAGAATTGTAGTTAATCCGGTGTTTAAAGGACAAAAGCAAATTGATAAAATTCTGCATTGGATAAAAGAATTTGCTGCAGAAAAGGGATTGAAATACATCCGTATGGATACTTGGGCAGCCAATCCAAACATAATTGAATACTATAAAAGCTTTGGCTTTATTCATATTGAAGATTACACAACGCCAAATACACCAGAGCTTCCCGATCAACATCGAAATCTCAAAGTGGCTTTATTAGAAATGGAGTTATAA
- a CDS encoding DinB family protein → MKQTKWFDRSFNFDNQQNIFPSILERLSGTPIRLEEKVKDVTENILIFSDDNTWSIKENIGHLIDLETLWQGRLDDIKNDQLELRPTDLQNTKTDLANHNAKSIQDLLSDFRKIRTQTLLTLRAIDDETVFKSALHPRLKIPMRTMDLYLFVAEHDDHHLARITELIETLKRN, encoded by the coding sequence ATGAAACAAACAAAATGGTTTGACAGGAGTTTTAATTTTGATAATCAACAAAATATTTTTCCATCTATTTTAGAACGCCTTTCAGGAACTCCAATCAGATTGGAAGAGAAGGTTAAAGATGTGACAGAAAATATTTTGATATTTTCTGATGATAATACTTGGTCAATAAAAGAGAACATCGGGCATTTAATCGACCTTGAAACACTTTGGCAAGGAAGGCTTGATGATATTAAAAATGACCAACTAGAGCTACGACCAACTGATCTGCAAAACACTAAAACCGATTTAGCAAATCACAATGCCAAATCAATACAAGATCTTCTCTCTGATTTTAGAAAAATAAGAACACAAACTTTACTAACCCTTCGAGCTATTGATGATGAAACAGTCTTCAAATCAGCACTTCATCCCAGATTAAAAATACCCATGCGAACTATGGATCTTTATTTATTCGTAGCAGAACATGACGATCATCACTTGGCCAGAATAACGGAATTAATTGAAACTTTAAAAAGAAATTAA
- a CDS encoding aspartate/glutamate racemase family protein has protein sequence MKKIGLVGGISWVSTMDYYKLINEGINKKLGGLNAAECVIYSLNFGDVQALSWTNAYDLLLNACESLKKSGVDCIVLCANTAHLFADKLQENIQLPMIHIVEETAKVLNEKGIKKAGLLGTKFTMEMDFYSKKLQEFGIEVIIPDRQETRDYIQQTIKEELGIGFINPDTKLRYIDIANELIKNGVECIILGCTEIPTLISQNDFSFPIIDTAKVHSDAIVDYATN, from the coding sequence ATGAAAAAAATAGGTTTAGTTGGAGGCATAAGTTGGGTGTCCACAATGGATTATTATAAATTGATAAACGAAGGCATTAACAAAAAGCTAGGAGGGCTAAATGCCGCTGAATGTGTAATCTATTCACTGAACTTTGGGGATGTACAGGCTCTTAGTTGGACCAATGCCTACGATTTATTACTCAATGCTTGCGAAAGTTTAAAAAAAAGTGGGGTTGATTGCATAGTACTTTGCGCCAATACAGCACATTTATTTGCCGATAAATTACAAGAAAACATACAGTTACCCATGATTCATATTGTTGAGGAAACGGCAAAAGTTTTAAATGAAAAAGGCATCAAAAAAGCAGGGCTTTTAGGAACTAAATTCACTATGGAAATGGACTTCTACAGTAAAAAATTACAGGAGTTTGGTATCGAAGTAATCATTCCCGATCGTCAAGAGACAAGAGATTACATACAGCAGACCATTAAAGAAGAATTGGGTATAGGCTTTATTAATCCCGATACCAAATTAAGATATATTGATATTGCAAATGAATTAATTAAAAATGGTGTGGAGTGCATTATTCTGGGTTGTACAGAAATACCAACCTTAATCTCCCAAAATGACTTTTCATTCCCCATTATCGATACAGCAAAAGTACACTCAGATGCGATAGTTGATTACGCAACGAACTAG
- a CDS encoding DJ-1/PfpI family protein has protein sequence MKKAVIVAFDKFTDIDIFLAWDLLNRVKFRDKEFQVKIIGTGSSHKSVCGLDITTHGLIEECNEADLVFFGSGQETRNLVKDNLYLERFKLNPSKQIICSMCSGALIIAALGHLNGLSATTYPSAFEDLENYGVKVHKDKHLVTHGNIGTAAGCLAAIDLFGWAIEKLYDSKVKDAVIASVLPIGQGQVCIY, from the coding sequence ATGAAAAAAGCAGTAATTGTAGCATTCGATAAATTCACAGACATCGATATTTTTTTGGCTTGGGACTTACTCAATCGGGTAAAATTTCGCGACAAAGAATTTCAAGTAAAAATCATCGGCACAGGATCATCTCACAAATCCGTTTGCGGACTTGACATAACCACTCACGGACTTATTGAAGAATGTAATGAGGCTGACCTAGTCTTTTTCGGTAGTGGTCAGGAAACACGAAATTTAGTCAAAGACAACCTTTATCTCGAACGTTTTAAATTAAATCCAAGCAAACAAATAATCTGTTCAATGTGCTCGGGAGCGTTAATTATAGCGGCTCTCGGACACCTAAACGGCCTTTCGGCTACCACTTACCCATCTGCGTTCGAAGATTTAGAAAACTATGGTGTTAAGGTACATAAAGACAAACATCTGGTGACTCACGGAAATATAGGAACAGCCGCCGGTTGCTTAGCTGCGATTGACTTATTTGGGTGGGCAATTGAAAAACTTTATGATAGTAAGGTGAAAGATGCAGTTATCGCTTCTGTCTTACCAATTGGACAAGGACAGGTTTGTATTTATTAA